The segment AGCCTCAGGTATAATCTGTATTACAGATTTAATGCCAGAAGTTCCTCCATTGTGCCAAATTAGAGGATAGGGTTCATATTTTGTCGTAATCCAAGCAAAATCATAAAAGTTGTTTCCATCTGATATGGTTTTGGGAGAATGCATGTATTGAATATTTTCTTTGCTGACAAGCTGTTTTCCTTCATAAACTCCTTCATTAAGTTGAAGGACCATCCACTTTGCCATATCGATAACATTCGAATTAATCCCACCAGCAGGAGAATAGGTATACACCCAATCAATATATTGCCAATCCATCGGGAGCACTTTCGCTTGACCCTTTAAATTTTGATGGAGATAGGCAACATTTGGAGCTTGGGTAAAACCATCTTGGATGCAAGTGGTATCATTCATTCCTAATGGATCCAATATTCTTTCTTGTAAATTCTCTTCCCAGGTTTTTCCAGAAACTTTTTCTACTAAAGATGCTGCAACTAAAAAAAGATTGTTCATATAAGCAAATTCACAGCGGAAACTACTTATGGGTTGAATATAACGAATAGAATTTATAATATGCTCACGACCATAGCCAATGAAAGAAAGGAAATCACCTGCATACCCAGGCATACCACTATGTTGAGCCATAGCATCATTGATGAGAAATTCTCGGGTTACCCAGGGATCATACATTCGAAAATCAGGGAGATAGTCAATTACTTTATCTTTCCAGTGAAGCTTTCCTTCGTCGACCATCATGGCGACTAAGGCTGCGGTGAAGGCTTTTGAAGTTGAGCCAATCTGGAAAATTGTCTTTTCATCAACTGGATCATTTTCTCCAACTTTTTTTACTCCAAAGCCCTTGGCATAGATCATTTCATCTCCTTGGACGATCGATATAGCCATTCCAGGGACTCCCCAATCTTGACGAGCTTGTTCAGCATAGTCTTCAAAATCAGTAAGAATTTTCTGTAATGTTTCTTGATCAGGAGGATTAATATTATTGCTGGCTAAAGAAGTAATTGAAAGAAGAAATATACAACTCATTATAAAAAAAATGAAAAAGAATGATTTGGTAAACAAGAATTGACGTTTTTTTGCCATTTTTTTCTCCTTTGATATTTTTTAAAAATCAAATACTTTTTTTTAAAAACTTTATCTAATATTCCTTATTTAAAGTTATCGGTAAAATTATGAATTTTATTACTTAATTTCTAATTTTATTTTGTCCTATTTTTTATATTAAATTATTGACTGTATATTCATTACACACTACTGTCTTTATTGTATAGCTATAAAAGCCATGAAAGG is part of the Candidatus Atribacteria bacterium ADurb.Bin276 genome and harbors:
- the pbpE_2 gene encoding Penicillin-binding protein 4* translates to MAKKRQFLFTKSFFFIFFIMSCIFLLSITSLASNNINPPDQETLQKILTDFEDYAEQARQDWGVPGMAISIVQGDEMIYAKGFGVKKVGENDPVDEKTIFQIGSTSKAFTAALVAMMVDEGKLHWKDKVIDYLPDFRMYDPWVTREFLINDAMAQHSGMPGYAGDFLSFIGYGREHIINSIRYIQPISSFRCEFAYMNNLFLVAASLVEKVSGKTWEENLQERILDPLGMNDTTCIQDGFTQAPNVAYLHQNLKGQAKVLPMDWQYIDWVYTYSPAGGINSNVIDMAKWMVLQLNEGVYEGKQLVSKENIQYMHSPKTISDGNNFYDFAWITTKYEPYPLIWHNGGTSGIKSVIQIIPEAKLGIVVLTNMSDTSLPEALGKQFVDLYFGNPSKDWSAESLKAYKETLSQEAKIPDIPKEKPLPLEFYIGEYANPVYGEVVVSIEGDNLVFTLGPKQIKVVLQPWNRDTFTSSLTDYLDEAGFVHFQVDPLGKAYKMTVDMLNDGNIGCFDRIVDE